A stretch of the Proteus sp. ZN5 genome encodes the following:
- a CDS encoding aminodeoxychorismate synthase component II — MLLLIDNYDSFTYNLYQYFCELGAEVVVKRNDEIGLKEIEKMMPAHLVISPGPCTPDEAGISLEAIQRFAGEIPILGVCLGHQAIGQAFGASVIRAREVMHGKNSLIHHNQQGVFKGLNRPLSVTRYHSLVIDATTLPVPFEVTAWSQHDGNVDEIMGIRHRTLPIEGVQFHPESILSEQGHELLNNFLKY; from the coding sequence TGCTGTTACTTATTGATAATTACGACTCGTTTACCTACAACCTCTATCAGTATTTCTGTGAATTGGGTGCTGAGGTTGTTGTTAAGCGTAACGATGAGATCGGACTTAAAGAGATAGAAAAGATGATGCCAGCACATCTTGTTATCTCGCCAGGACCTTGTACTCCTGATGAAGCAGGGATCTCTCTTGAGGCTATACAGCGGTTTGCCGGTGAAATTCCTATTCTTGGGGTTTGTCTTGGACATCAAGCAATAGGGCAAGCTTTTGGTGCATCGGTTATCAGAGCACGAGAAGTGATGCATGGTAAAAATTCATTAATACATCATAATCAACAAGGTGTTTTTAAGGGACTTAATCGACCTTTAAGTGTGACGCGTTACCACTCTTTAGTGATTGATGCGACAACATTACCGGTACCTTTTGAAGTGACGGCATGGAGCCAACATGATGGAAATGTTGATGAAATTATGGGAATTCGTCATCGTACACTGCCAATTGAAGGGGTTCAATTTCACCCAGAAAGTATTTTAAGTGAACAAGGACATGAGCTATTAAATAATTTCCTTAAATATTAA